The following DNA comes from Streptomyces sp. NBC_00690.
AGCCGGGCCCGGTCGGCGGGTGCCAGTCGCGTCCAGCGTTCCTGCGCTCTCGCTGCGAGGGCGACGGCGGCGTCGACCTCGTCGAGGGTGGTCGCCGGGACGCTGCGAAGGAGTCGGCCGGTGGTGGGATTGAGCACTTCGTGGTGCGACGCGTACGGCAAGACATTCCTCACGTGGGGTCAAAGAACGGTGTCGGCGGGACATGGGCGGCCGGGTCGCGGTCCGTCACGGGTGGCCGGGCGGACCGAACGGGAGAGCGTCGACCACCCGAGCGGCTCGGCCGCCGAAGGGTCGGTTCCCGCCGTACGGAGACGGTCTCCCGCACCCGACACACGGGGGCCGGTGCGCATCCGTGGCTTTTCATCGGCGATCCGGTGGTGTCTCAGTGGCGCCAGTGGCGTCTCAGTGGCGTTCGAAGGAGCGGCGGAGTTCCCAGTCGGTGACGGCCGCATCGAAAGCGGCCAGTTCCACCCCGGCCATGGTGCGGTAGTGGGCGAGGACCTCATCGCCGAATGCCTCCTTGGCGATGGGACTGGTCTCCCAGAGCTCGGCCGCCTCCCGCAGGGTGGTGGGCACCCGGGCGTAGTCGGCGGCGTACGCGTTCCCTGTGCAGGGGGCCGGGAGTTCGAGGCGCTGTTCGATGCCGTGGATGCCGGCGGCAATCAGCCCGGCGACCGCGAGGTACGGATTCGCATCACCGCCGGGCAGCCGGTTCTCGAAGCGCATCGAGCGACCGTGTCCCACCACGCGCAGGGCACACGTGCGGTTGTCGAATCCCCAGGCGACGGCCGTGGGGGCGAAGCTGCCTGGCTGGAACCTCTTGTAGGAGTTCACCGTGGGCGCGTACAGCAGGGAGAAGTCCCGCAGGGCGGCGAGTTGTCCGGCGAGGAAGTGTCGCATCACGGGTGACATTCCCCCCGGCCCGTCCCCCGCCATCACATTGCGGCCGTCCTCATCCGCGAGGGAGAGATGGATGTGGCAGGAGTTGCCTTCACGCTCGTCGTACTTGGCCATGAAGGTGAGCGCGTACCCCTCCTGTGCGGCGATCTCCTTGGCCCCCGTCTTGTAGAGGGCGTGTTGGTCACAGGTGACCAGGGCGTCGTCGTAGCGGAAGGCGATCTCGTGCTGGCCCGGATTGCACTCGCCCTTGGCCGACTCGACCGTCAGCCCCGCCGCGGCCATATCCCTGCGGATGCGGCGCAACAGGGGCTCGACGCGGCCGGTGCCCAGGATCGAGTAGTCGACGTTGTACTGGTTGACGGGTGTGAGCCCGCGGTAGTCGCGGTCCCACGCCTCTTCGTAGGTGTCCCTGAAGACGATGAACTCCAACTCGGTCCCGACCTTGGCGGTGAAGCCGTGTTCGGCGAGCCGGGCCAACTGGTGACGGAGGATCTGCCGGGGGGCGGCGACGACGGGGGAGCCGTCGTGCCAGGCGAGGTCGGCGAAGAGCAGGACCGTACCGTCGTACCAGGGCACGCATCGCAAGGTGGCGGGGTCGGGGCGCATCACGAAGTCGCCGTAGCCCTGGTCCCAGGAGGACATCTCGTACCCGTCGACGGTGTTCATCTCGATGTCGACGGCGAGGAGGTAGTTGCAGCCTTCGGTGCCGTGGGCAAGGACCTCGTCGAGGAAGAACGGCGCGGCGAACCGCTTGCCCTGGAGCCGACCCTGCATGTCGGGGAAGGCGAGCACCACGGTGTCGATCTCGCCGCTCGCCACACGTGCGCGAAGCTCGTCGACCCCGAGGGGAGGTGTGCGATCTGCCACAGGGATGACGCCTCCTTGGATGAGCCAGCAGCCCTAAGGTATGGCTGTGGACCATTGATTGGGAAGAGGAAACGACGACGTGGCGAAGAATGATGTGGTGACCGACCGGCTCACGGCCGTCCTGCGCCCGGTGCGCGCGGGCAACGGGTTCGAAGAGGCGCTGGAGCAGATCCTGCGTCTGCTGCGCCTCGGCCTGATCCCCGCCGGCGAACGACTGCCGGCGGAACGGGCACTGGCGGAGCGGTTGGGGATCAGCCGGGTCACCCTGCGCGACGTGCTCAAGGTCCTCACCGACCAGGGCCTGGTGGAGAGCAGACGGGGGCGGTACGGCGGAACGTTCGTCCTGAGCCGGCCCGAGGCCCGCGGCGAAGCGGAGTTGCGCCGCCGGGTGGGCACCGTGGACGTGACGGACACCCTGCACTTCCGCGAGGTGCTGGACGTGGGGGCGGCTGGGCTGTGCGCGTCGAACGGGCTGACCGACGACGGGGCGATACGGCTGCGCAGCGCCCTACTGGCCACGAACGAAGCCCCTTTGGGCGAGTACCGCCGCCGTGACACCCTCCTGCACCTCACGCTCACAGAACTGTCCGGCTCTCCCACGCTGGCCGTGCACTATGCCGCCGTCCGAGCGGATCTGAACGACCTCCTCGACTGCATCCCGCTGCTCGTGCGGAACCTGGAGCACTCGCAGCACCAGCACACCGCCCTCATCGAGGCGGTGCTCGACAAGGACGCCGACGGGGCGCGGGATGTGATGCGCGAGCACTGCGAGGGCACGGCGGCGCTCCTGCGGGGCTTTCTGTCCTGAGCCGGACTCTCGTACTGGCCTCCGGGCCCAACTCTCGTACTGGACTGTGCGCCGGCCCCTGGCTGCTTCCGGGCCTTCGGGTGGGCACAGCTCTCTGCGCCGCCACGGCCTGCGGCATCCGACGCACGGGGCTTGCGCGGACCCACGCCTTCAGCAAAGGTACTCAGGCACACCTTTGAAGGGCAGGGCTGCTCCCATGGCCGCAGACACTGGCCGTTCCCCCTCCTCAGACGCCCCGCATACGCAGGTTGCGGCGGCGCGCCGATGCGACGGTGGCCAGTTACACCTGAGCTGACCTGCGACGGGTGGTCCATCGACCGCCTCTCTGGGCGCCCCCCATGACAAGCCGCCTTCGCTTCAGGCCCTCGCCCGGCAATCACCGTCGCGCCCCGACATCTTGGGCGGCGTCGCGATCGATGTACGCCGACCGGCGGGGCAGGCGAAGCAACAGCCGGGTGCTCCGCCTCCGACCGCAGCCGTACTCCCCGGCCGAGGCGACAGAAGCGAAAGAAGCGACGGACATGATGGAAGTGACGGACATGCCCCGACCCCTCATCGGCATCACCACCTACCTCGACACGGCCGCCTGGGGAGTGTGGCGACGGCAGGCGGCCCTCCTCCCGGCCGACTATCCGGCCCTCGTCCAGCGGGCGGGAGGGGTGGCGGTCATGCTGCCGCCCGACCCGGACCCCGCTGCCGCCCACACAGCCATGGCCCGGCTCGACGGTCTGATCCTCGCCGGCGGTGCCGACGTCGACCCCGAGCACTACGGCGCCACACCGGACCCCCGCGCCGGTCCCCCGGCCCCCGAACGGGACCACTGGGAGTTGGCCCTGATCGACGCGGCTCGCGCGGTGGGCACTCCGATCCTGGGGATCTGT
Coding sequences within:
- a CDS encoding FadR/GntR family transcriptional regulator, whose protein sequence is MAKNDVVTDRLTAVLRPVRAGNGFEEALEQILRLLRLGLIPAGERLPAERALAERLGISRVTLRDVLKVLTDQGLVESRRGRYGGTFVLSRPEARGEAELRRRVGTVDVTDTLHFREVLDVGAAGLCASNGLTDDGAIRLRSALLATNEAPLGEYRRRDTLLHLTLTELSGSPTLAVHYAAVRADLNDLLDCIPLLVRNLEHSQHQHTALIEAVLDKDADGARDVMREHCEGTAALLRGFLS
- a CDS encoding glutamine synthetase family protein — protein: MADRTPPLGVDELRARVASGEIDTVVLAFPDMQGRLQGKRFAAPFFLDEVLAHGTEGCNYLLAVDIEMNTVDGYEMSSWDQGYGDFVMRPDPATLRCVPWYDGTVLLFADLAWHDGSPVVAAPRQILRHQLARLAEHGFTAKVGTELEFIVFRDTYEEAWDRDYRGLTPVNQYNVDYSILGTGRVEPLLRRIRRDMAAAGLTVESAKGECNPGQHEIAFRYDDALVTCDQHALYKTGAKEIAAQEGYALTFMAKYDEREGNSCHIHLSLADEDGRNVMAGDGPGGMSPVMRHFLAGQLAALRDFSLLYAPTVNSYKRFQPGSFAPTAVAWGFDNRTCALRVVGHGRSMRFENRLPGGDANPYLAVAGLIAAGIHGIEQRLELPAPCTGNAYAADYARVPTTLREAAELWETSPIAKEAFGDEVLAHYRTMAGVELAAFDAAVTDWELRRSFERH